In one Rutidosis leptorrhynchoides isolate AG116_Rl617_1_P2 chromosome 8, CSIRO_AGI_Rlap_v1, whole genome shotgun sequence genomic region, the following are encoded:
- the LOC139861958 gene encoding diaminopimelate epimerase, chloroplastic-like isoform X1 — translation MSIAAIVSSPFTPSNIQLASTTSQSSISPFKSSSLTFQLTGPKSTNKNPNFKFAVTAMSLTSQQNISQTSFLDRKESAVLHFVKYHGLGNDFIMVNNLDSTEPKITPEQAVKLCDRNFGIGADGVIFAMPGWNGTDYTMRIFNSDGSEPEMCGNGVRCFAKFISDLSNLNGRQSFTVHTGAGLIIPEIQNDGKVKVDMGEPVLKASYVPTKLPANKDQSVVKAKIEVDGVNWNVTCVSMGNPHCVTFGSDENENLVVDELNLADIGPKFEHHAVFPARTNTEFVQVFSRTHLKMRVWERGAGATLACGTGACAVVVAAILEGRSERNCTVDLPGGPLEIEWREEDNHVYMTGPAEVVFYGSVQL, via the exons ATGTCAATCGCCGCCATCGTTTCATCTCCGTTCACACCTTCAAACATTCAATTAGCTTCCACCACCTCTCAATCATCAATTTCTCCCTTCAAATCTTCATCTCTCACCTTCCAATTAACTGGCCCCAAATCAACaaataaaaaccctaatttcaaatTCGCCGTAACAGCAATGAGCTTAACTTCTCAACAAAACATCTCTCAAACTTCATTCCTTGATCGAAAAGAAAGCGCCGTTCTTCATTTCGTCAAGTATCATGGCCTCGGTAACGATTTTATAATG GTTAATAATCTGGATTCGACCGAACCGAAAATTACGCCGGAACAAGCTGTTAAGTTATGTGATAGAAATTTTGGTATTGGAGCTGATGGAGTGATATTTGCAATGCCTGGATGGAATGGGACTGATTATACTATGCGCATTTTTAATTCGGACGGTAGTGAACCAGAG ATGTGCGGTAATGGAGTTCGTTGCTTTGCAAAATTTATTTCAGATCTCAGTAACTTAAACGGAAGGCAAAG CTTTACAGTACATACTGGTGCAGGGTTGATCATACCTGAGATACAAAATGATGGGAAG GTCAAAGTTGACATGGGTGAGCCAGTGTTGAAGGCATCATATGTACCCACTAAATTACCTGCAAATAAAGATCAATCTGTTGTGAAAGCAAAAATTGAAGTTGATGGTGTAAATTGGAATGTTACTTGTGTCAGTATGGGAAATCCTCACTGTGTTACTTTCGGTAGTGATGAAAACGAG AATTTGGTGGTTGATGAATTGAATTTGGCTGATATTGGTCCGAAATTTGAACATCATGCGGTCTTCCCAGCTCGAACTAACACAG AGTTTGTGCAAGTGTTCTCTCGGACACATTTAAAGATGCGTGTATGGGAGCGTGGTGCTG GGGCAACTTTGGCTTGTGGAACTGGAGCGTGTGCAGTTGTTGTTGCTGCAATACTTGAAGGTCGTTCCGAGAGA AACTGTACTGTTGATCTACCTGGAGGACCGTTGGAGATAGAATGGAGGGAGGAGGATAACCATGTATACATGACGGGTCCGGCTGAAGTTGTATTTTATGGATCTGTTCAGCTATAG
- the LOC139861958 gene encoding diaminopimelate epimerase, chloroplastic-like isoform X2 → MSIAAIVSSPFTPSNIQLASTTSQSSISPFKSSSLTFQLTGPKSTNKNPNFKFAVTAMSLTSQQNISQTSFLDRKESAVLHFVKYHGLGNDFIMVNNLDSTEPKITPEQAVKLCDRNFGIGADGVIFAMPGWNGTDYTMRIFNSDGSEPEMCGNGVRCFAKFISDLSNLNGRQSFTVHTGAGLIIPEIQNDGKVKVDMGEPVLKASYVPTKLPANKDQSVVKAKIEVDGVNWNVTCVSMGNPHCVTFGSDENENLVVDELNLADIGPKFEHHAVFPARTNTEFVQVFSRTHLKMRVWERGAGATLACGTGACAVVVAAILEGRSERYRTVLLIYLEDRWR, encoded by the exons ATGTCAATCGCCGCCATCGTTTCATCTCCGTTCACACCTTCAAACATTCAATTAGCTTCCACCACCTCTCAATCATCAATTTCTCCCTTCAAATCTTCATCTCTCACCTTCCAATTAACTGGCCCCAAATCAACaaataaaaaccctaatttcaaatTCGCCGTAACAGCAATGAGCTTAACTTCTCAACAAAACATCTCTCAAACTTCATTCCTTGATCGAAAAGAAAGCGCCGTTCTTCATTTCGTCAAGTATCATGGCCTCGGTAACGATTTTATAATG GTTAATAATCTGGATTCGACCGAACCGAAAATTACGCCGGAACAAGCTGTTAAGTTATGTGATAGAAATTTTGGTATTGGAGCTGATGGAGTGATATTTGCAATGCCTGGATGGAATGGGACTGATTATACTATGCGCATTTTTAATTCGGACGGTAGTGAACCAGAG ATGTGCGGTAATGGAGTTCGTTGCTTTGCAAAATTTATTTCAGATCTCAGTAACTTAAACGGAAGGCAAAG CTTTACAGTACATACTGGTGCAGGGTTGATCATACCTGAGATACAAAATGATGGGAAG GTCAAAGTTGACATGGGTGAGCCAGTGTTGAAGGCATCATATGTACCCACTAAATTACCTGCAAATAAAGATCAATCTGTTGTGAAAGCAAAAATTGAAGTTGATGGTGTAAATTGGAATGTTACTTGTGTCAGTATGGGAAATCCTCACTGTGTTACTTTCGGTAGTGATGAAAACGAG AATTTGGTGGTTGATGAATTGAATTTGGCTGATATTGGTCCGAAATTTGAACATCATGCGGTCTTCCCAGCTCGAACTAACACAG AGTTTGTGCAAGTGTTCTCTCGGACACATTTAAAGATGCGTGTATGGGAGCGTGGTGCTG GGGCAACTTTGGCTTGTGGAACTGGAGCGTGTGCAGTTGTTGTTGCTGCAATACTTGAAGGTCGTTCCGAGAGA tatAGAACTGTACTGTTGATCTACCTGGAGGACCGTTGGAGATAG
- the LOC139861309 gene encoding ras-related protein RABE1c-like, with amino-acid sequence MAAPPARARADYDYLIKLLLIGDSGVGKSCLLLRFSDGSFTTSFITTIGIDFKIRTIELDGKRIKLQIWDTAGQERFRTITTAYYRGAMGILLVYDVTDESSFNNIKNWIRNIEQHASDNVNKILVGNKADMDESKRAVPTAKGQALADEYGIKFFETSAKTNLNVEEVFFSIGRDIKQRLAETDTKAEPQTIKINQQGQASGSSESAQKSACCGS; translated from the exons ATGGCGGCCCCACCAGCTAGAGCTCGAGCAGATTACGATTACCTCATTAAACTTCTTTTGATCGGAGATAGTG GTGTTGGTAAGAGTTGTCTCCTTTTACGATTCTCAGATGGTTCCTTCACCACTAGTTTCATTACAACCATAGG TATTGATTTTAAGATAAGGACCATTGAGCTTGATGGAAAACGAATCAAATTGCAAATCTGGGATACTGCTGGTCAGGAGCGATTCAGGACGATAACAACTG CTTATTATCGTGGAGCCATGGGTATTCTGCTGGTTTATGATGTAACCGATGAATCATCATTTAACA ACATCAAAAATTGGATTCGTAACATAGAACAACATGCATCTgataatgtaaacaaaatattggtTGGGAACAAAGCTGACATGGATGAAAGCAAACGG GCCGTTCCTACCGCGAAGGGTCAGGCACTTGCTGACGAGTATGGCATCAAGTTCTTTGAGACT AGTGCGAAGACGAATTTGAATGTGGAGGAGGTCTTCTTCTCTATTGGTAGGGATATAAAACAAAGACTTGCAGAAACCGACACGAAGGCTGag CCACAGACCATTAAGATTAATCAACAAGGTCAGGCATCAGGGTCATCTGAATCTGCTCAGAAGTCAGCATGCTGTGGTTCTTAA
- the LOC139861560 gene encoding uncharacterized protein: MEICSHIGLSTDKIKDIHRLSMNTPGSTHAVLSVLSVDELSADVTKFLKIQDATEEDLSSSLPHQSCEFQENDTYVKSHCNQTTTPAPEKCLSKCATFSSSSKTLSPQNAISSELLIHGDNNKSLDPSGLHSTPTTTHMKPVSAMKGSREKRGVAPPVKLTVKWAPDVYDPIPTSVSHVTTNNRSSRHSKKNSRNKQKSGSKSSKGSKGKDKKQVRKRGGNSNSSGMGYKMLDYEEEMVDFRQHEPRIDFHVGNPDQLCGSSFLKRYGTSLHLSSVAEAT, translated from the exons ATGGAAATTTGCTCTCACATTGGTTTATCAACTGATAAGATAAAAGATATTCATAGGTTGTCTATGAATACCCCTGGATCTACTCACGCAGTTCTCAGTGTTCTTTCTGTCGATGAACTCAGTGCTGATGTCACTAAGTTTCTGAAAATTCAAGACGCCACAGAAGAGGATTTAAGTTCTTCCCTGCCCCATCAAAGTTGTGAGTTTCAGGAAAACGACACGTATGTTAAGTCTCATTGTAACCAAACAACGACTCCAGCTCCCGAAAAGTGTCTTAGCAAGTGTGCAACATTTTCTTCATCAAGTAAGACATTATCTCCACAAAATGCCATTTCGAGTGAGTTATTAATACATGGAGACAACAATAAATCTCTCGATCCATCCGGCTTACATTCGACACCTACGACT ACCCATATGAAGCCCGTATCAGCCATGAAAGGTAGTCGTGAAAAAAGGGGAGTTGCTCCACCAGTGAAGCTAACAGTGAAGTGGGCCCCGGATGTGTACGACCCAATTCCTACTTCAGTTTCACACGTCACAACAAACAATAGATCTTCAAGGCACAGCAAGAAGAATTCAAGAAACAAACAAAAGAGCGGAAGTAAATCATCCAAGGGAAGCAAAGGTAAAGACAAAAAACAAGTTAGAAAACGTGGTGGAAATTCAAATTCGTCAGGCATGGGTTACAAGATGCTTGATTATGAGGAGGAGATGGTTGATTTTCGACAACACGAGCCTCGGATCGATTTTCATGTTGGAAATCCAGATCAGTTATGTGGAAGTAGCTTTCTTAAGAGGTATGGAACTAGCTTGCATCTCTCATCAGTTGCAGAAGCTACCTAG
- the LOC139862529 gene encoding diaminopimelate epimerase, chloroplastic-like has translation MSIAAIVSSPFTPSNIQLASTTSQSSISPFKSSSLTFQLTGPKSTNKNPNFKFAVTAMSLTSQQNISQTSFLDRKESAVLHFVKYHGLGNDFIMVNNLDSTEPKITPEQAVKLCDRNFGIGADGVIFAMPGWNGTDYTMRIFNSDGSEPEMCGNGVRCFAKFISDLSNLNGRQSFTVHTGAGLIIPEIQNDGKVKVDMGEPVLKASYVPTKLPANKDQSVVKAKIEVDGVNWNVTCVSMGNPHCVTFGSDENENLVVDELNLADIGPKFEHHAVFPARTNTEFVQVFSRTHLKMRVWERGAG, from the exons ATGTCAATCGCCGCCATCGTTTCATCTCCGTTCACACCTTCAAACATTCAATTAGCTTCCACCACCTCTCAATCATCAATTTCTCCCTTCAAATCTTCATCTCTCACCTTCCAATTAACTGGCCCCAAATCAACaaataaaaaccctaatttcaaatTCGCCGTAACAGCAATGAGCTTAACTTCTCAACAAAACATCTCTCAAACTTCATTCCTTGATCGAAAAGAAAGCGCCGTTCTTCATTTCGTCAAGTATCATGGCCTCGGTAACGATTTTATAATG GTTAATAATCTGGATTCGACCGAACCGAAAATTACGCCGGAACAAGCTGTTAAGTTATGTGATAGAAATTTTGGTATTGGAGCTGATGGAGTGATATTTGCAATGCCTGGATGGAATGGGACTGATTATACTATGCGCATTTTTAATTCGGACGGTAGTGAACCAGAG ATGTGCGGTAATGGAGTTCGTTGCTTTGCAAAATTTATTTCAGATCTCAGTAACTTAAACGGAAGGCAAAG CTTTACAGTACATACTGGTGCAGGGTTGATCATACCTGAGATACAAAATGATGGGAAG GTCAAAGTTGACATGGGTGAGCCAGTGTTGAAGGCATCATATGTACCCACTAAATTACCTGCAAATAAAGATCAATCTGTTGTGAAAGCAAAAATTGAAGTTGATGGTGTAAATTGGAATGTTACTTGTGTCAGTATGGGAAATCCTCACTGTGTTACTTTCGGTAGTGATGAAAACGAG AATTTGGTGGTTGATGAATTGAATTTGGCTGATATTGGTCCGAAATTTGAACATCATGCGGTCTTCCCAGCTCGAACTAACACAG AGTTTGTGCAAGTGTTCTCTCGGACACATTTAAAGATGCGTGTATGGGAGCGTGGTGCTGGTTAG
- the LOC139863439 gene encoding arginine biosynthesis bifunctional protein ArgJ, chloroplastic: MSLRVHPQLLPFNSSDFTSRKLLGSFAYPKRDFRVFAMSSSVKEASTFIQAASTFIQAAPIFLPEGPWKQIPGGVTAAEGFKAAGMYGGLRALGQKPDLALVTCDVDAVAAGTFTKNVVAAAPVLYCKSTLAKSKTARAVLINAGQANAATGDAGYQDVIDCSNALAKLLQVRPDEILIESTGVIGQRIKKEPLLNSLPKLISLLSPSVEGADSAAVAITTTDLVSKSVAVEFEVGGTRIRIGGMAKGSGMIHPNMGTLLGVITTDALVDTDVWRKMVQVAVNRSFNQITVDGDTSTNDTIIALASGLSGSNKISALHTTEATQLQMCLDAVMQGLAKSVAWDGEGATCLMEVTVTGASSEAEAAKVARSVASSSLTKAAIYGRDPNWGRIACAAGYAGISFDSNALRITLGDILLMDKGQPLPFDRSAASNYLKEAGDAHGTVKIQISIGDGPGTGLAWGCDLSYDYVKINAEYTT, from the exons ATGTCACTGCGTGTTCATCCCCAATTACTACCATTCAACTCTTCAGACTTCACTTCTCGTAAG ctattaggTTCTTTCGCTTATCCGAAACGAGATTTTCGGGTGTTTGCGATGTCGTCAAGTGTAAAAGAAGCATCGACTTTCATACAAGCAGCATCGACTTTCATACAAGCAGCTCCTATATTTTTGCCTGAAGGTCCATGGAAGCAG attcctGGTGGAGTTACTGCCGCCGAGGGGTTCAAAGCTGCCGGAATGTATGGCGGATTACGAGCCTTAGGACAGAAGCCTGATCTTGCACTCGTAACCTGTGATGTAGATGCTGTAGCTGCTG GGACGTTTACTAAAAATGTGGTTGCAGCTGCACCCGTTCTGTATTGCAAAAGTACGTTAGCAAAATCGAAAACG GCTCGTGCGGTGTTGATAAATGCTGGTCAAGCAAATGCAGCAACG GGGGACGCAGGTTACCAAGATGTAATAGATTGTTCTAATGCCCTTGCTAAG TTACTTCAAGTGCGGCCAGATGAAATCCTGATAGAATCCACCGGTGTGATTGGTCAACGGATAAAGAAG GAGCCTCTTCTCAATTCACTTCCTAAGTTGATTAGTCTGCTTTCACCAAGTGTTGAAGG AGCAGACTCTGCTGCTGTGGCAATAACAACCACCGATCTTGTTAGCAAGAGTGTTGCAGTAGAGTTTGAG GTTGGTGGGACCCGTATTAGAATTGGGGGGATGGCAAAAGGTTCTGGAATGATCCACCCAAATATGGGAACACTTCTTGGT GTTATAACCACTGATGCTCTTGTAGATACTGATGTATGGCGTAAGATGGTACAGGTTGCTGTAAATCGAAGTTTTAACCAGATTACT GTAGACGGAGATACCAGCACCAATGATACCATAATTGCTTTGGCTAGTGGCCTATCTGGATCAAACAAGATATCAGCACTGCACACTACTGAGGCTACACAACTACAAATGTGCCTTGACGCT GTAATGCAAGGGCTTGCCAAATCAGTTGCCTGGGATGGAGAAGGGGCAACATGCCTCATGGAG GTAACGGTAACTGGTGCAAGCAGTGAAGCAGAAGCAGCAAAGGTTGCACGATCAGTGGCATCTTCATCCCTTACCAAG GCTGCAATCTACGGTAGGGATCCAAATTGGGGAAGGATAGCTTGTGCTGCTGGATATGCAGGAATTTCATTCGACTCAAACGCCCTCAGAATAACACTCGGAGATATTCTGCTTATGGATAAAGGGCAACCACTTCCGTTTGATAG GTCCGCTGCTAGTAATTACCTTAAGGAGGCTGGTGATGCTCATGGCACTGTCAAAATTCAAATCTCAATAG GTGACGGACCAGGAACGGGATTAGCCTGGGGCTGTGATTTAAGCTATGATTATGTGAAAATTAACGCCGAGTACACCACCTAG